The proteins below are encoded in one region of Peptoniphilus sp. GNH:
- a CDS encoding helix-turn-helix transcriptional regulator, which produces MAFITKVKEYREKAKYKQSELAEMVNARRETIVHLENGKYNPSLKLAMDIAKVFNVSVEDLFEFTDD; this is translated from the coding sequence ATGGCATTTATAACGAAAGTGAAAGAATATCGAGAAAAGGCAAAATATAAGCAATCTGAACTTGCTGAAATGGTAAATGCCAGAAGAGAAACTATTGTACATCTTGAAAATGGGAAATATAATCCATCATTAAAATTAGCCATGGATATTGCAAAAGTATTTAATGTTAGTGTAGAAGATTTATTTGAATTTACAGATGATTGA
- a CDS encoding ATP-binding cassette domain-containing protein has protein sequence MIYIDKLKKEVGTRELFFIENLSINQDEKIGLIGNNGVGKTTLFRILLGIDTEYSGYVDVKMKISSLLNNEKNDLKIQKSYSPGEYQRLRLDEVLLKEESFLLIDEPTSHLDIDQKEKLVKELKNRNKGFIIISHDRDFINQTCDKIFELSNKSLEVYNGNYTFYLEERIKRQKFLQREYFNYISEKNRLLSVASDIKKQSSRVKTTPKRMGNSEARLHKMGGQENKKKLDKQVKAIESRINQLEVKERPKEEKAIELSMPENRKIHSKILIRSEKLNKRFGDKVIFNNAKLEIENNRKIALLGINGSGKTTLINMIINKEVWVHPNLKIGYYSQLGEILNPLNSILENVLETSIYDQSITRIILARLGFKRNDVFKDINILSDGERAKVKLAKLITSDFNFIIMDEPTNFLDIRAIEALEGLLKYYDRPILFVTHDISFINNLADELLMIENKKLNRFIGNLSQYRESKARSSKKTSSKDFLIDFRLTAISNRLAMEIPKSEREDLEEEYKNLLSQKNK, from the coding sequence ATGATATATATTGACAAATTAAAAAAGGAAGTTGGAACAAGAGAATTGTTTTTCATTGAAAATCTAAGCATAAATCAAGATGAAAAGATAGGACTAATAGGAAATAATGGAGTTGGCAAAACAACACTATTTAGAATACTTTTAGGAATAGATACTGAATATAGTGGTTATGTAGATGTAAAGATGAAAATTAGTTCTTTATTAAATAATGAAAAGAATGATTTAAAAATTCAAAAATCTTACAGCCCTGGTGAATATCAAAGGCTAAGATTAGATGAAGTTTTATTAAAAGAGGAAAGTTTTCTTTTAATAGATGAGCCAACATCACACTTAGATATAGATCAGAAAGAAAAATTAGTAAAAGAATTAAAAAATAGAAACAAAGGATTTATAATTATTTCTCACGACCGTGATTTTATTAATCAAACTTGTGATAAAATTTTTGAATTATCAAATAAAAGTTTAGAAGTTTATAATGGAAATTATACGTTCTACCTTGAGGAGAGAATAAAAAGACAAAAATTTCTACAAAGAGAATATTTCAATTATATTTCTGAAAAGAATAGATTATTAAGTGTAGCAAGTGATATAAAAAAACAGTCTTCAAGGGTAAAAACAACACCTAAAAGAATGGGGAATTCTGAAGCAAGACTTCATAAAATGGGTGGTCAAGAAAATAAGAAAAAACTTGATAAACAAGTAAAAGCTATAGAATCAAGAATTAATCAATTAGAAGTTAAAGAAAGACCTAAAGAAGAAAAAGCAATTGAGCTTTCAATGCCTGAAAATAGAAAAATCCATTCAAAAATTTTGATTAGGTCGGAAAAACTTAATAAAAGATTTGGAGATAAAGTTATCTTTAATAATGCAAAATTGGAAATAGAAAATAATAGGAAGATAGCTTTATTAGGTATTAATGGTTCAGGCAAAACTACCCTTATAAATATGATTATAAATAAAGAAGTGTGGGTTCATCCAAACTTGAAAATTGGTTACTATAGTCAATTAGGAGAAATATTAAATCCATTAAATTCTATCTTAGAAAATGTTTTAGAAACTTCAATTTATGATCAGTCTATAACAAGGATAATATTAGCAAGATTAGGTTTTAAAAGAAATGACGTATTTAAAGATATAAATATTCTTAGTGATGGAGAGAGAGCAAAGGTAAAATTAGCTAAACTAATAACATCAGACTTTAATTTTATAATTATGGACGAGCCAACAAACTTTTTAGATATAAGGGCAATAGAAGCTCTTGAGGGATTGCTAAAATACTATGATAGACCAATACTTTTTGTTACTCATGATATTTCATTTATAAATAACTTAGCAGATGAATTGTTGATGATTGAGAATAAAAAGCTTAATAGATTCATTGGAAATCTGAGTCAGTATAGAGAAAGTAAAGCAAGATCTTCTAAAAAGACAAGTTCTAAAGATTTTCTTATAGATTTTAGATTAACGGCGATAAGCAATCGACTTGCTATGGAAATTCCAAAGAGTGAAAGAGAAGACTTGGAGGAAGAATATAAAAATTTATTAAGTCAGAAAAACAAATAG
- a CDS encoding DUF2087 domain-containing protein, with product MDTQNINKWIKNNKIQKIPKKEKNKIELFNYIANLTFEKNVQYTEKEINEKLKNFYIDYAILRRYMVDYKILSRTKDCKTYWY from the coding sequence TTGGATACACAAAATATAAACAAATGGATAAAAAATAATAAAATTCAAAAAATTCCGAAGAAAGAAAAAAATAAGATAGAATTATTTAATTATATAGCTAATTTAACCTTTGAAAAAAACGTACAATATACTGAAAAAGAAATTAATGAGAAATTAAAAAATTTCTATATTGATTATGCGATATTAAGAAGATACATGGTAGATTATAAAATATTATCTAGAACAAAAGATTGTAAGACATATTGGTATTAG